The following coding sequences are from one Cyanobacteriota bacterium window:
- a CDS encoding Rne/Rng family ribonuclease, with the protein MRQLVISEQDNVAALMDNGKAIDFIIQKNDFSVGDVYAVTVENIMQSINAVFVKLQDGQMGFLHANDIPGRGLLYDRLSPGQRLLVQIVKEPTGNKGPRVNLAISIPGRYYVLTSENKSIAISRRISENTERDRLRSITNLMKPEELGVVIRTEAAGHSQEELEEDFLTIWEKWKNIVDKYDRLDGYGAIYKESDFLYTTLRDHYNTSVDEIVVGGMQAKYKCQEHLKGWTGREVNLTHYDADQVLIKTDVVKELRNCLSNRVNLPSGGYLVIQGMEALTAIDINSGKFTSSNTLRETVRRTNMEAAVEIARQMRLRNIGGMIIIDFIDMSERADRITVMEVLENALRPDKAKPQVGQLSDLCLVEITRKRSGQALAETFGNTCQHCSGTGVIFNLNTDDSQHNHGNRRPRNSNQRSYNNRPERNDRSERPERNDRSERPERNDRNERPERNDRSERPERNDRNERPERNDRSERPERNDRSERPERNDRSEPSDRNDSSERSDRGEQAANNNDRRNSGRNYNQKSSRYNNRDQRGGQRNRGPRPTTDTKEDSPGTTTANPAQGSPEAAVMAEKQVPKEAPETKSPAVISSSVDRSKTKSFGATHIVENTSSAMPKSSGDEAKT; encoded by the coding sequence ATGAGACAATTAGTAATTTCCGAACAGGATAACGTTGCTGCATTGATGGACAATGGTAAAGCAATCGATTTCATTATTCAGAAAAATGATTTTAGTGTAGGTGATGTTTATGCTGTAACAGTAGAAAATATCATGCAATCAATTAATGCAGTGTTCGTTAAGCTGCAAGATGGACAAATGGGATTCCTTCATGCAAATGATATTCCAGGTAGAGGTTTACTCTACGACAGGTTGAGTCCTGGACAAAGACTTTTGGTTCAAATTGTTAAAGAACCCACTGGTAATAAGGGTCCTAGAGTTAATCTGGCGATTTCAATTCCTGGTAGATACTATGTACTTACTAGTGAAAATAAAAGTATTGCAATTAGTAGACGAATCAGTGAGAACACTGAAAGAGATAGATTGAGATCTATTACCAATTTAATGAAACCTGAAGAGCTTGGTGTTGTAATTAGAACCGAGGCTGCTGGACATAGTCAAGAAGAACTTGAAGAGGACTTCCTTACTATCTGGGAGAAATGGAAAAACATCGTTGATAAATACGACAGGCTCGATGGCTATGGTGCTATTTATAAAGAATCTGATTTTTTATACACCACACTTCGTGATCATTACAATACTAGTGTTGATGAGATAGTTGTTGGTGGCATGCAAGCTAAATATAAATGTCAAGAACATCTTAAAGGTTGGACTGGTAGAGAAGTTAATCTGACACATTATGATGCTGATCAAGTTTTGATCAAGACTGATGTCGTAAAAGAACTACGTAATTGTCTTTCCAATAGAGTTAACCTTCCAAGTGGTGGTTACCTGGTGATTCAAGGAATGGAGGCACTTACTGCAATTGATATCAATTCTGGTAAGTTCACTAGCTCAAACACTTTGCGTGAGACTGTTAGAAGAACTAATATGGAAGCAGCTGTCGAAATTGCCAGACAAATGAGACTGCGTAATATTGGTGGCATGATTATTATTGATTTTATTGATATGTCAGAAAGAGCAGATCGCATTACTGTAATGGAAGTGCTTGAAAATGCTCTTAGACCTGATAAAGCTAAGCCACAGGTAGGACAACTGTCGGATTTGTGTTTAGTTGAGATTACTCGCAAACGATCTGGACAAGCACTTGCTGAAACTTTTGGTAATACTTGCCAGCATTGTAGTGGTACAGGGGTCATCTTTAATTTAAATACTGATGATAGTCAACACAATCATGGTAATAGACGTCCAAGAAATTCTAATCAACGTAGTTATAATAATCGTCCTGAACGTAATGATCGCAGCGAACGTCCTGAACGTAATGATCGCAGCGAACGTCCTGAACGTAATGATCGCAACGAACGTCCTGAACGTAATGATCGCAGCGAACGCCCTGAACGTAATGATCGCAACGAACGTCCTGAACGTAATGATCGCAGCGAACGTCCTGAACGTAATGATCGCAGCGAACGTCCTGAACGTAATGATCGCAGCGAACCGTCTGATCGTAATGATAGTAGCGAACGAAGTGATCGTGGTGAACAGGCTGCTAATAATAATGATAGACGTAATAGTGGACGTAACTATAACCAAAAATCAAGCCGTTATAATAATCGTGACCAAAGAGGCGGACAGAGAAATCGTGGACCAAGACCAACTACTGACACTAAAGAAGATAGCCCAGGAACTACAACTGCAAACCCAGCTCAAGGGAGTCCGGAAGCTGCAGTAATGGCAGAAAAACAAGTACCAAAAGAAGCTCCGGAAACCAAAAGTCCAGCTGTAATTAGTTCAAGTGTCGATCGCAGCAAAACCAAAAGTTTTGGTGCTACGCATATAGTTGAAAATACTAGTAGTGCTATGCCCAAGTCTAGTGGTGATGAAGCGAAGACATAA